The genomic stretch CGGCGCGGCGGTGCTGCGCCTGGCCGGCTCGGCGACCTGATCGTCAAAGGCGTCAACGGCTACCTGCCGTCGGCTGTTGCCGCCCGCGTGACGCTGAACGGCGAGACCATCGTCACCGCGGGGCCGGCGGACCTCATCATGCTCGGCGCCCTCTGACACCAGCCCGGCACATCTCCTCAGGGAGGACGCGTATCTGACCGCCGGTGCCGGCTCTCTGCTCCTTCACACGGGGACACGGTCCTCACCGGAAAGGAGAACAGATGGCAACCGGAGAGTTCCAGGTGATGAAAGTACCGGCCGAGCAGCTGGCCGGTGCTCTCCACGGCCAGGTTGTCGATCCGGGCGCGCAACCCACGACCGTCGTCAAGCGTGGCGAGGGATGGACCGTGGACGTGAGCTGGGAGGTCACCGGCGAGCTCGTCGATTGGCTGGCCGGCTGCTGGCAGGTGCAGATCATCGCCGACCTGCTGGGCGGTGGCGAGTCGAGGCATCCTGCGTCCCCCGTGGAGATGACCTTCACACCCGGGTCAGGCCGATATACGGCCTCCATTCCGATGCGCGGTGAGCTCGACGCAGGAACCTATGATCTCGTGGTCAACCTCACCACCACGACCGCCGCCGGCACCGCGGGGGCGCTCGGCGGGTTCGTGGTGCTCAGCAAGATCGTGGTGAAGGATTGATCCGCGCGTGAGGTCAGTGCAGGCGGCGCTCGAGGAGGAGGGCGCCGCGGCCGGACAGCAGGGAGGCGCACCATTCGCGCAGGTCCGCCGGCTTGGGCCCGCTCACCTGGCCTTCGTCCAGCAGGTCCGCCCAGTCCAGCAGGGACTCGGCGAGCATCAGGGGCACCTCGCGCCGCTCGTGCACCTCGGCGGCGGCCTCGAAGTGCTCGGCGGCCCGCCGCGGGTCGCCCATCGTCACGCACAGGTGGGCCAGGTAGTGGTGCCCGCAGTGGTGCGCCACCGTGCTGTGGCCGAACGTCTCCCCCTCGGCGGCCAGCGAGTCGTAGAGCTGCGCGGCCAGCTCCGGCCGCCCCAGCCGGGAGGCGGCCACGGACAGATTGTCCAGGGCGGGCCGGTGCCCCATGGTGCGCGGCGGCACCGCGCCCTGGTCGGCCAGGATGCGATCGAGCAGCGGGCCGGCCTCCTCGTCACCCACCTCGCACAGATAGCGCAGCACCGCGTGCACGGGGTCCACGCGGGGTGCCTGGGCGGCGCGGCGCAGCCGGTCGCGCAACTCCCACAGCCGTCCCTGGAGCCGCCGGATCTCGGCGATCTGCTCGGAGTAGATCGCCATGGCCTCCAGGCGGCGGCCGATCTCCGAGCCGAGCCGCAAGGCCGCCGTCGCCTCCGCCTCGGCCTGCGCCAGATCGCCCTGCATGAGGGTCAGCCCGCTCTTGGAGTAGCCGACCAGCCAGTGCAGGTACGGCTGGGCCAGCCGGTGGGCCAGCTCGTCGGCCTGGGCGAGCAGCGAAGCCGCGCGGGCGGCGTCGCCGCTGTCCAGGACGGGAGGCGTCCGCTGCATGTAGCCGTGGAACAGCACCAGGTCGTCGCCGGTCCTGCGGGCCGCCTCCAGCATCTCGTCGCCGTCGCGGTGGCGCTGGTGCAGCGGATCGGCGGGGATGATGGTGAGGCTGCGCAGGCACAACACCAGGGCCAGCGTGCGCGGGTCACCGGACTTGCGGGCCAGCGCCACGGCCTCGTCGCTCAGCGCGAAGCGGCGCTCCCCGTCGGGTGCCCAGATCAGCTCCGAGGCGAGATGGGCGGCCAGCAGCGCCCTGGTGCTCACGTCGGTGGAGTCGACCAGCCGTCTGGCCTCGGTCAGCAGGGCGATGCGCTGCTGGTCGGGGGCGGCGGAGATGCTGGTGAAGCCGCGGTCGCCGCCGAGCGCCGCCGTGACGATCAGATCGCCACGGCCGCACTCCCTGGCCAGGTCCGCCGCCGCCGCCAGGGTCGGCCGGGCCTCGGGGTGCCCGGCCAGCCACATCGCCGTGCCGCACTCCAGCAGCAGCTCCGCGCGCCGCTCCAGGCCGGCGCCGGGGAAGTCCTTGAGCAGCTCCAGCACCCGCTGGTACCAGGTGACCGCCTCGCGGTGCGCCAGCCCGGCCAGCGCGTGTTGCGCCGCGCGTACCGCCGCCTCCGCGGCCGCGCTCACGCGGGCCGGGTCTCGGCCGTGCTCGGCGGCGGCCAGCAGGTGCGCGGCCACCACGTACGGCCGCGACTCCATCGCCTTCGGGTCCGCCTGGCACAACGCGTCGGCCACCCGCCCGTGCAGCAGCCCGGCACGCAGCGGGGAGAGCGTGGCGTACAGGGCGTTCCTGGTCAGCTCATGCGAGAACCGGCAGGTGCCGCGTGCCGACATGGTGACCAGGCCCGCGCCGAGGGCCTCTTCCACGGCGGCCACGAACCGCGCTTCATCCAGTCCGAGCCCCAGCCGCAGCTCGGCCGATTCCATCCGCTCCCCGACCGCCAGCAGGCTGACCAGGTCCCTGGCGTCCGGGTGCAGCTGCGCCAGCCGGGCCACCACCATCCGGGTGACCGAGTCGGGCACGCTCAGCGCGTCCAGGTCCTTGCCCGCGGCCAGCTCCGTGGCCACCTCGCTGATCAGGAACGCGTTGCCCCCCGTGATCCGGTGCAGCACCTCGGGGTCGCCGCCGGAGCGGACCTCCGACAGCAGGTCGGAGACCTCGCCGAGGCCGAACGACGGAACCTGCACGACGCGGCCGTCGGCGGTCAGCTTGTGCAGCTCCGGCATGGCGGACTCGACCGGCACCGGCCGTGACGTGGCCAGGATGAGCAGCGGCATGGCGTCGGCGTCGTACTTGAGCGCGTTGAGCATCTGCAGCGACTCCAGCGTCGCCCACTGCAGGTCGTCGATCACCAGCAGCACGGGCCGCACGGTGGCCAGCCGCTCGATCAGCGTGCGTGCCGCCGCCATCAGCTGGTAACGCTCCGAGACCGGCTCGGTGGCCGGCGGCACCTGCAGCGACAGCGGCGGCGCGCCGAGCGACGGCGCCAGGCGCACGAGCTGGCCGCACTGCTGGTCGACCCCGGCGCGCAGCAGCAGCGCGGGCGAAGTGCGGGCCAGCCGCTCCACGGCGCCGGCGATCGGCTCGTAAGCCTGCCGCGCGGGATCGGTGCACCGCCCCGCCAGCACCGTGAACTGCCGCTTGAGCGCCTGCCTGGCCACCATGGACGCCAGGCGCGTCTTGCCCACCCCGGGGTCGCCCTGCAGGATCACCAGCCCGCTGCCGAACTCGGCCGCCGCCAGCTCACCGTCCAGCGCCCGCAGCTCCTCGTCCCGGCCCACGAACGGCAGCTCGTGCCCGTTGTCCAGCCACGTGGGCAGCCCGCCGCTCTGGTGGTGGTCGGCGTTCTGCCAGTGCAGCTCGTAGGTGTGCAGCGGTTCGCGCAGCCCCTTGCCCGGCAGCCGCCCCAGGTCCTTGAACTCGTGCCGGCTGCGCCCTTGGGCCAGCCGCCGCACCAGGTCGGTGCAGAGGACCTGGCCGCCTTCGGCGATGGCGACGAGCCGGGCGGCCTCCACCGTCGGCAGCCCGCTGACGTCGTCGTGTCCCCAGCACACGTCGCCGGCGGCGAGCGCGGCCTTGATGGAGATCTTCTCCATCGCCCGCTCGTTCTCGTCCGCGACCGCCTGCTCCACCGCGATGATCGCGTCGAGCCCGACGGTCGCCGAGTCGAACACGGCCATCAGCCCGTCACCCAGGCTC from Nonomuraea polychroma encodes the following:
- a CDS encoding ATP-binding protein, whose protein sequence is MTAPHEPGTLTTATILFTDVVSSTALRIRLGEERANVVFRRLYQLLHSVVTANGSTFTKSLGDGLMAVFDSATVGLDAIIAVEQAVADENERAMEKISIKAALAAGDVCWGHDDVSGLPTVEAARLVAIAEGGQVLCTDLVRRLAQGRSRHEFKDLGRLPGKGLREPLHTYELHWQNADHHQSGGLPTWLDNGHELPFVGRDEELRALDGELAAAEFGSGLVILQGDPGVGKTRLASMVARQALKRQFTVLAGRCTDPARQAYEPIAGAVERLARTSPALLLRAGVDQQCGQLVRLAPSLGAPPLSLQVPPATEPVSERYQLMAAARTLIERLATVRPVLLVIDDLQWATLESLQMLNALKYDADAMPLLILATSRPVPVESAMPELHKLTADGRVVQVPSFGLGEVSDLLSEVRSGGDPEVLHRITGGNAFLISEVATELAAGKDLDALSVPDSVTRMVVARLAQLHPDARDLVSLLAVGERMESAELRLGLGLDEARFVAAVEEALGAGLVTMSARGTCRFSHELTRNALYATLSPLRAGLLHGRVADALCQADPKAMESRPYVVAAHLLAAAEHGRDPARVSAAAEAAVRAAQHALAGLAHREAVTWYQRVLELLKDFPGAGLERRAELLLECGTAMWLAGHPEARPTLAAAADLARECGRGDLIVTAALGGDRGFTSISAAPDQQRIALLTEARRLVDSTDVSTRALLAAHLASELIWAPDGERRFALSDEAVALARKSGDPRTLALVLCLRSLTIIPADPLHQRHRDGDEMLEAARRTGDDLVLFHGYMQRTPPVLDSGDAARAASLLAQADELAHRLAQPYLHWLVGYSKSGLTLMQGDLAQAEAEATAALRLGSEIGRRLEAMAIYSEQIAEIRRLQGRLWELRDRLRRAAQAPRVDPVHAVLRYLCEVGDEEAGPLLDRILADQGAVPPRTMGHRPALDNLSVAASRLGRPELAAQLYDSLAAEGETFGHSTVAHHCGHHYLAHLCVTMGDPRRAAEHFEAAAEVHERREVPLMLAESLLDWADLLDEGQVSGPKPADLREWCASLLSGRGALLLERRLH